A stretch of the Panicum virgatum strain AP13 chromosome 9N, P.virgatum_v5, whole genome shotgun sequence genome encodes the following:
- the LOC120688800 gene encoding uncharacterized protein LOC120688800, with product MEGDDISMNRSSPAISLASRRVMASQVSVPPSGTAPHPSPDSVPEGGAANGNLLRTPLVMNAQPLRCSPPWLRHDMRYPAVMTPPPCAAPSEMITPDVNQTYTHGEDLDPEVVPNFEMSFESFEDAFLFYKKYAGRVGFPIKKNRKRGTTGKDFCCSLEGKHNTKVQDGDRKTSKTSKRDGCKAMVCAREARGGGRVFFTRIVFEHNHKLNPTPSMTKRMRAHKVEDLSVMNLVDTMHASQVPYPNVMRVLRSVAGGVENLHLTERDIQNR from the exons ATGGAGGGTGATGATATTTCAATGAATCGCTCGAGCCCAGCAATCAGCCTTGCTAGTAGGCGTGTGATGGCATCTCAAGTATCTGTGCCTCCATCGGGGACAGCTCCGCATCCTTCCCCGGATTCAGTCCCTGAGGGGGGTGCTGCAAATGGCAATTTGTTGAGGACACCATTGGTGATGAATGCCCAACCATTGAGATGTAGCCCTCCCTGGCTAAGACATGATATGAGGTATCCAGCTGTTATGACGCCACCGCCGTGTGCTGCGCCTTCAGAGATGATTACACCTGACGTCAACCAAACTTACACACAT GGCGAGGATTTGGATCctgaagttgttccaaattttgagatgagctttgagtcttttgaagatgcatTTTTGTTCTACAAAAAGTATGCTGGGCGTGTTGGCTTTCCAATAAAGAAGAACAGGAAAAGGGGGACAACTGGAAAGGATTTCTGTTGCTCGTTGGAAGGGAAGCATAACACAAAGGTTCAGGATGGCGACCGTAAGACGTCAAAGACTTCAAAACGTGATGGCTGCAAGGCAATGGTGTGCGCAAGAGAGGCGCGAGGTGGAGGGCGTGTCTTTTTTACACGCATTGTTTTCGAACATAACCACAAGCTGAATCCAACACCAAGCATGACGAAGCGTATGAGGGCGCACAAGGTTGAAGATCTGTCTGTCATGAACCTGGTTGACACAATGCATGCTAGTCAAGTCCCTTACCCCAACGTTATGCGTGTCCTACGTAGTGTTGCGGGTGGGGTTGAGAATCTACATTTGACTGAGAGAGACATTCAGAATAGGTGA